A genomic segment from Acyrthosiphon pisum isolate AL4f chromosome A3, pea_aphid_22Mar2018_4r6ur, whole genome shotgun sequence encodes:
- the LOC100165325 gene encoding venom protease, which produces MGNTIFFNVQLFSIALIVLCIYNTSSQRVVKNLGLNEGEICRKALKPNQKYVCTAARHCNAFKESIRTRNYLDVCKFVGLRPIVCCPITANELLKTKNAERSISADEKCYQFSKLVKNKHKPSSVGPKPIQKEEFLPTIILNRKRRALIPHPYSVGGTAAKPQEFPHMVLLGYGATPTNGEDWKCGGSLISKRWILTAAHCLESSGNVARWARLGVLERVVNETNVDRPNDYEIVEHIIHPDYNPPSLYNDIALFRLGRNVVFSEKVRPICLNTDPNLTPSKQIATGWGRISTAGPLSDNLLKVDLDIFSMKHCNESYSNDPKLRFGILPDSMICAGSFDGTKDSCMGDSGGPLQLEHANYTGMYTQYGITSFGRFCADKDTPGIYTRVANYIPWIEKIVFSNN; this is translated from the exons GTGAGATTTGTCGGAAAGCACTTAAACCAAATCAAAAGTATGTGTGTACAGCTGCAAGACACTGTAACGCTTTTAAAGAAAGTATAAGAACCCGTAATTATCTTGATGTATGTAAGTTCGTTGGTTTACGGCCGATAGTTTGCTGTCCAATCACGGCTAATGaattactaaaaactaaaaacgcaGAACGATCTATATCTGCCGATGAAA aatgttatcaattttccaaattagttaaaaataaacataagccTTCATCTGTGGGACCAAAACCAATTCAAAAAGAAGAGTTTCTACCCACGATAATATTGAATCGTAAACGTCGAGCTCTGATTCCTCATCCTTATTCAGTAGGTGGTACAGCGGCCAAACCTCAAGAGTTCCCACACAtg GTGCTATTAGGTTATGGTGCCACCCCAACAAATGGAGAGGATTGGAAATGCGGAGGTTCGCTGATAAGCAAAAGGTGGATATTGACTGCTGCACACTGTCTAGAAAGTTCTGG aaatgtGGCTCGTTGGGCTCGCCTTGGAGTTTTAGAAAGAGTCGTTAATGAAACCAACGTAGATCGGCCCAATGACTATGAAATCGTTGAGCACATAATACATCCCGATTATAATCCACCTTCGCTGTACAACGATATAGCTTTATTTCGTTTGGGGAGGAACGTCGTTTTTTCCGAAAAAGTGCGACCGATTTGTCTTAACACTGATCCGAATTTAACTCCGTCAAAGCAAATAGCTACTGGTTGGGGACGCATTTCAACAG CTGGACCACTTAGTGACAATTTGTTAAAAGTGGATTTGGATATTTTCTCGATGAAACACTGCAACGAAAGTTATTCTAATGATCCAAAATTAAGATTTGGAATATTACCTGACAGTATGATATGTGCGGGTTCGTTTGATGGCACAAAAGACAGTTGCATG GGTGATTCGGGAGGTCCACTTCAATTAGAACATGCCAACTACACGGGCATGTATACACAATACGGGATTACATCTTTTGGGAGATTTTGTGCCGACAAGGATACGCCCGGAATTTATACTAGAGTGGCCAATTATATTCCATGGATcgaaaaaatagtattttcaaataactgA
- the LOC100166650 gene encoding troponin C-like produces MEDLPPEQISVLRKAFDAFDRERSGSIPTDMVADILRLMGQPFNKKILDELIEEVDADKSGRLEFDEFVTLAAKFIVEEDDEAMQKELREAFRLYDKEGNGYIPTSCLKEILRELDDQLTNEELDMMIDEIDSDGSGTVDFDEFMEMMTGE; encoded by the exons atg GAAGATTTACCACCAGAACAAATCTCAG TCCTCAGGAAAGCTTTCGATGCATTCGATCGCGAACGTTCTGGAAGTATACCCACAGATATGGTGGCCGATATCTTACGACTTATGGGACAGCCTTTCAACAAGAAGATTCTCGACGAACTTATTGAAGAAGTTGATGCAGaca aatctGGACGTTTGGAGTTTGACGAATTCGTGACATTGGCTGCTAAGTTCATTGTCGAAGAAGACGATGAAGCCATGCAAAAAGAACTCCGTGAAGCTTTTAGGTTGTACGACAAAGAAGGAAATGGTTATATTCCCACATCATGCCTGAAAGAAATTTTGAGAGAGCTCGACGATCAGCTGACCAACGAAGAATTGGACATGATGATTGACGAAATTGATTCCGATGGTTCAGGAACAGTAGATTTTGACG aattcatGGAAATGATGACTGGAGAATAA
- the ACYPI24610 gene encoding uncharacterized protein LOC100571238, with amino-acid sequence MSHAAHTRDINAIRTTHGIDPISALQCGAAVVQLHGAYLPLIYRVQHVTRVIHTTGTPPRNSANTHPIYYYGRLFSTGRAVRLAVHIRVLQVLPGQSARRRAGRVPLRQRHQARAPARGVRRVRRVRKRPTAVRLMPRNTMLGSHAAPLLLYKRQLTRLD; translated from the exons ATGTCACACGCCGCGCACACCCGCGACATAAACGCGATCCGAACAACGCACGGAATCGATCCGATCTCGGCACTTCAGTGCGGTGCAGCGGTGGTGCAATTACACGGTGCATACCTACCTCTAATATATCGTGTACAACACGTCACACGCGTTATACATACTACAGGTACACCGCCCCGGAACAGTGCAAATACGcacccaatatattattatggccgATTATTCAGCACTGGCCGTGCTGTTCGTCTCGCTGTCCATATTCGTGTTCTTCAAGTATTGCCTGGGCAATCCGCACGGCGACGGGCTGGACGAGTTCCGTTACGACAACGCCACCAGGCCCGTGCTCCAGCACGTGGTGTACGACGAGTTCGCCGGGTCCGCAAGCGCCCAACTGCAGTTCGTCTGATGCCGCGGAACACGATGCTTGGATCACACGCAGCGCCGCTTCTTTTATACAAACG ACAACTTACTCGTTTGGACTAA